tttaaattcacaGTTTTCAGTTGGGAAGACTAAAAACAACGGCACAGAGTTCGCTAGTACGGGATAATGTACAAATGGAACAGACATCTGAGCAAGTCAATTATAAACGAATATCCCTCCCGAGGCTGGCCCACAAGAATCCATCTCAGGATTAGAactttggtgttttaagttttaacaatcCCTTATCTATCTTTTTGATAGTACAATTCTCTCTTCTGTAGTAAAAACTTGTCCGATACCTGAGTTGGGTGTTGTCCAGGACCATCTCCTGCGTTGATGACAGGAATGCCAGCAGTTGCAGCAGCTCTTTTGGCTGCACCGCTCTCAAAGTGCCGCATCACAATTATATCCGAGTAACCCTCAACAGTTCTTATAGTATCTGTAagtcaatcaatcaatcaatcaatccccCATTACATCACGATTCACGACCGAATTGTAGCAAGTAAAAACCATCTCTAGTACGTGAATGGAAATGGAAGGAGATACGCAAACCTTCGAGGGTTTCTCCTTTAGCTGCCGAAGAGAACTCTCTTGCATTTTCAGTTGTCAAGACCTCGCCCCCTAACCGCCTCATTGCAGACTCAAAGGAAAGCCTAGTCCTCGTGGACGGCTCGTAGAAGAGAGTAGCCATAAGATAACCTTTCAGAATTTGGCTTCCTGGTGACTTCTTCTCAATCTTCTCCATCTCTCGTGCAACATCAAATATCGCTCCGAGAAGATCTCTGTCGAATTGCTGAGCCTCAATCACATCAGTAACTTGAAATTTCTTCCCCACCGAATAGGAGGAAGATGATTTGTCAACTTCCAATGCCCGGCACGAAACCGTCCCATTATTTTGTGACGATCTCTTGAGGTGCATCGGTTGTTTGTAGACAAAGTTGGAATAACTAGCGCATAACTTTGTGTTCTGAAACGACATGACCCCTTGGAACGAAGACGATGAAAATAGTGACGATGAAGCAGCCATCTCCATATCTACAAAATTTCAAGCCTCTGTAACAAGAAGAAACTGGAAAATTAACTTCCAATCATAAAGTATTCAATTTTTCTTCAGTGTTACTTAGCACTCAATGATACGAAAAATAAATGTACTTTTGAAGATCAAATCTAACCCCTAACTCTGAATGCTACGTATCATTAAAGCCGGACCCTAAATTAATAGAAAAAACAAAGACCCAACAAACCCAAAATTTATAGCGCGAAGAAATTTAAATAGGAAAAAGCACAATCTAAATACTCAAGAAAATGTTCATCATATGGTTATTACAATGAACAACGGATGAGAGTTTGGTACCTTATCCGAGGAGGCCCGTTAAACTGAAGATGAAATGAGAGGGGACAGTGGGTGGATTCTGGGGAGGAGGTTGGTGGAGTTGGCGTCGACCTCTGATCTGAGatggtggtggcggcggcggcacTGCTGCAGAGCTAAataaggagagagggagagagggagagagggagttgGAGGAAGAGTGGTGCGTTTTGGGCTTTCTTACTTTAATTGAAACGCTGGGCTTCGATTTCGGTCTCCTCGTCTTGTGCTTGTGGTATTTTTTCGTGCGCCCTTTTCTTGTGGAGAAATAAAAAACTACTAAAATCAAGACACAAAATCTTGTAATTTATGAAGCCACTCAATTTATCGTCTTTTCACAAAATTCTCtggtattttaaaattttctttaacaTTTCTCATGTTTTACTTACATGATTTATAAGTAAGTTAGACCACTCATTATATTGTTAATTAGTTTTATAGTAAAATACCAACTTatcctaaaattttattttctgcatcacacacacaaaaattcCCTACCGCCTtatttttccttgcatcttccTAATGTTCTCTGTAGTTAATGGAACATCATACCAATTTTATTGTAGATTCCTATCACATATGAATTTTCTCAAACCCTCTATATTGTAAACAGTATACACGAGTAATTCAAATAATCGTATTTTTACATAATATCATAGCACGTTGTGCCTATACGAAGCCCAACAACCATACGTGCTTTAAACTATTCATGCATGGTGCAAATGGTACCATCGAATTGGAGTCCAACCTCCTCATTAATTGTCTTACTTCATGTAATCCTTATTGAATAATTCAAATGAATGAAAGTCgttaggagaaatttttttagtatGTCGATACACTGTCTGCTATACTAAGTACAATAATATATTagttaaaaactttaaaaaaaaattacaactaATTGTAATATGACATCTTGAATACAAGATTATGTTTCTGACGTACTAAGAATATCTCAGTCGTTAGGACTTCAGCTTTTAAGTTTAATTGCAAttcctatatttatattttagagAAGATAATTTTGTTGAAAATCAACTGACAGACGGACTTTCTTCGAATTGCGTTTGGCTTATTTCTCTTCCTCTGGTGTAAGGAATGCCTTGCACTTTGATAACCTTTGTGATGGTTGCCCTAGGGCagtctattttatttattttaatctttaAGAAGGAAAGATAACCAAGTGAGGAGAACAGGTGTCCTGACCATGGTGCTACATCTGAGCAAATGGCAAGTTGGAGCAGCACGCTAACTCATGCAGGAAGTTCCAAAAACCCTTCCATTCGTCACTACAAGAGCTTGCCATCAACACGTGACGTGCCCTCCTTGCATGTAATGATAATGTGAGTTGAAGTTGATCATCTCTGCCACTACCACTGCCCactgttttatttatttcaaactCATCAACTCCTCTCTCTCGATTTTATCTATTCCCATCTGAATTTGATCGACCACATTTCGGACCATCATCAgttacccaaaaacaaaaaaagcaaaGCTGTTGTGTGTTTAATTAGGGTTAGTTAACGCTTTTTGCGAACCGAACCGATGGATTTGTTTAACTCGGTGTTGAATTGGGTGGTGCCACCGGCAAGTTTAGTGATGCTGGCGTTTGCTTGGCCAGCGTTGACCTTCGTCACTGGTTGTGAGTGGCTTTACAATTTGTTCAACAGTGAAATTGTCGAAGATAAGGTTGTTATAATTACAGGAGCTTCTTCTGGCATAGGAGAGGTAATTATAAGTCCCCTATTTCCAAATATAATTTTATCCATTAATTTTGAAGTTCATCTTGTTTcaagcaaggttttaaataTCGGCAGTGATATTTAAAATTGATACCGTTACATGAAAATGATGGAAAATTGCCCAAAACATAAATTTGTTTACTACTTTAGAAAATGTTTAATTACTTAACAATGCATGTATATTACATATTAATTTTCTAAAACACAATTCAGATTGTGTAAGTATATGATAGGTAAGAGGATACAATACAGGAACATAATCACCGATACGTTGATAGTTTGATAAAAGTggttatatatgtatgtgtgtgtgtgtgtgtgtgtgtgatgtaGCATGAGGGTTGTGATTGCAGCAAATTGCATATGAATATGCGAAGAGAAGAGCAAATCTTGTACTAGTGGCACGAAGACAGAACAGACTGCGAGTGATCAGTGAGAATGCAAGGCGTATGGGTGCAAAGCATGTCATGAATATAGCCGCCGACGTTGTCAAGGAAGAGGAATGTAGGCGTTTCATCAGTGAAACGATAAGCTTCTATGGCCGAGGTATGCGCCAGAGACAAATTTGATTATTTAGAAAGCCATAgttttaaaaacaaaagttgtacACTTGAAAGGTCATAATTAAGCATGACAGAGACGGACCAGTGGACTGCAGATTTATTCAATTAAGTAGAGTATTTATGCACATTTGAACATTTTTCACAGTAACCTACAACTATGAAAGCTACAGACACATGCCGACGAGTTAAGATCGAATTTTAGCTAGTACAGAATCAGATGTGAAGCCTTATAGGATATACCAGTACTCCAACCCTAATCTGGTCTAAGGATATACCAGTACTCCAACCCTAATCTGGTCGTGGACTTGTAATTTCTTAGATATATTTGTTTGTCTAGAGAGTGCAACTGTTTGACATCTGAATTTCCATTTTGGCTAAGAAGTCTCTTGATAAACCTCATGGGTTAATTAAGcacatatatatgaaggagttgTATTAATTAGTAGCAGTTGCTGGAATATGGCTAAAATAAATGACTTATTGTAAGCTGATGATGGATAGTGGTGCTTGTTTTAAGTTGATTTCCTACTAAaccaaaaaagagaaaaatgttaTAGTTGCACTCCGCATGATTTTGCAAGTAGGAATGCAAGTGAATGAATCCCATCCCCTAGCGAGTGAAGTGCTTACACCCCTTTCTCTAAAGGGGCGTGCTAGCGCTTTAATAATATAATGGAAAGTTTAGGGAGAAGAGCTTGCTGTCGCGAGCCTTCACTGTCCCGTTCTGTAACTTCCCTTCTTTTGTTTAATACTAACTTAGTAGCTATTTCTTACATAGTCTCTCCATGAGAAGAATGTGCCTTCACTGCCGCCATGATGTTAATTCTGAAACTAAAGTAGTTATTTTGATTTGTCTCTAATTTTGCAGTGGATCACCTTGTAAATACAGTAAGTCTAGGACATACATTCTACTTCGAGGAAGTTACAGACACGTCTGTCTTTCCCCAATTGTtggtaaggattgcaaagttgcATGAGCAGAAGTCCAAAAGTTTGCACTACATTTTTAATACAAACTGCTATTTCTTATGAGGCAAATTCTCTATCAATGAGGTATTGCGGTTCTGAATATCTTTGTTCTCAGGATATAAATTTCTGGGGGAATGTTTATCCAACATATGTTGCTCTTCCTTACCTACGTCAAACTAATGGAAGGATCATTGTCAATGCATCAGTTGAGAGCTGGTTACCTCTGCCGAGAATGAGTTTATATGCTGTGAGTATATATTACTTAATCCTTTCATATTATTATGGGAATATTGATCAAGTATATTCAACATTTTAGAAGGAGAAATAAACATGGAACTAGAATCGTATACCTCATCATCAAATTAGAATTACCCAGTGGTTAGGATGCATTCCATGACCTGTCAAACTTTCTTGTAAAACTTATTTAGGACCAGCTTTTGTAGTCGAAGTTAACTATATCAAAGAGCTAGCACGCATCAATTTATTACTATCCTTTTGTTGTGTTTGAATTACTAGGCGGCAAAGGCAGCTCTGGTTAACTTTTATGAGACCTTGAGATTAGAAGTAAACCATGAGGTAGGGATAACAATTGCAACTCACGGGTGGATTGGAAGTGAAATGACAGGAGGCAAGTTcatgctagaggagggggctgaAATGCAGTGGAAAGAAGAAAGGGAGGTAAGAGCTACTGATTGATCGATGGTATTGCTTTTCATTAAGTTGGCCCAATGAGGCATTGCACTAATGCTGGTTGGAATGATTTTTCGTACCCGGAGCAGACAAATTAAgtgcttaatttttttattaagaaacAGTACTTCaaatgtgatatatatatatatatatatatatattccaatCAGTGGGACATTTATATTGTCGTAGGTACATGTGACCGGTGGGCCTGTGGAGGATTTTGCAAGGTTGATTGTAGCTGGGGCTTGTCGAGGAGATTCATACGTTAAGTATCCAAGTTGGTATGACATATTCCTGCTGTACAGGGTGTTTGCGCCTAAGGTCCTGAATTGGACATTCCGCCTCATTCTTCCAACGCAAGGTGGAAGGAGGACTTCCCTTGTGGGCACCGGAAGGCCTATTTCTGAAGGCTATGGGAGGCCTATTTCAGAAGGCTATGGAAGGCCTTTGTTGGAAGGCACTCCTCCAAGGAGACTTATTGGTCCCAACACAGTTTCCCAACAGAGTCCCCCGCGTCAGATAAAAATGGAATGAAATTTTTAGCATTTCTGTGGAAGTAGCTATTTTAGTAACATGTTTTAAGAAGTTATGGTTGTTGAACTTGTGTTTTTTATCTCCGTCACGGAGAGTTTGAACTGTTAAACAAAGTTATTGCATTCAATATGTGTTGTTCATGTAATAAGCTCCCTTCAGTATTAATAAATTTCGTAGCAGACCCCCTGTGAACATGTGACCTAAAGACATTCTGGACAATTTTCGTTACTTTTTCACGTTGTGAAATTGATAGGTCATGTGGTGTTTGAAAAGAGTCATtggttggagagatttttcagtgtgactgtCACACGAGacagtacatcacgtgtttctatataaatggtaagatatgtgtattaaaaggttaataacttaaaaattaaaatttttcatcacttacataaaaatacgTGGTGTACCATTCGTGTTTCAgttacaactaaaaatttctccattgGTTGATCACTCGACAGTAATCGAAATGTACAGTTCCATTACCATACTGAGCGATCCACGGCATTTTGATTTTGTGTGGTAAAATTAGTCGCATTAATTACCTTACTAAGGTAGGGCGGCGGAAATTGAGTTTGATTCTAATGTTAATTGAACTAAGAACATTTTAACGACAAGAAGCAATagattcttcttttttctcGTGTTTCTAAAGAGGAACACTTAATGATTCATTGAAAATTACGTCTTCAAACGTaaccgaagaaaaaaaaattcctatcTTTGTATTCTCTCTTTAGCAAAGACCAGTGATTGCTAATACTTAGGAATTCCACAAATATGAgtgcagtatgtcatggttatcCAAACTAAGCAGAAGAAGTGGATAGCCTATTCAGTTTGAGAATAAAAGCAATACAGTATTCTCGATatcaatactcttgatcacattatTTGGTTGATTGTTTATTCATGTTTACTACTTAATATGATTCTCTTGtgtatatgattactttgaatatgatttgaaaCGTacttaaatctcattcatatgcTATGGCTAGAGACTCTTAACACATCATAAACAATTCTCcctaaacggtttgaaggttagagattcaTTGTTGTACACTTACATGTCTTTACGAATAAATCAACGACCCTAACAATACTAGGAACATGCCCAAGATGAGGCATGCTCTGTGTTACATCGTCAAATGATCAAAGACATACTCATAAGGCAACTGTGGTGTCTCAGGTTAAATGACTACTTTGTATATCCCAACTAGTGAGTTTACATATGACATAAGTATGCGAACTCAtggttgatcgcgttcagtgaacttaCCCTCTATTGAGCACTTACATACTTGCGTTGGTCTCTTTCACACCAATggctcgagaccagtcactcgcTAGGGAGAAGACATAGTATATGCAGATCTAGCCGGATTGTCAATGACCAATTGGCAATTCTAAGGTCTCATGAATTTAACATCTTTATATCACATTCTCTTTATTACATAAGGAGCATGAGTCATATATTATGCAGAATGTCGTTCTTGCCAAggttgtattattatttttttagccTATTCAAGTCCAAACCATTATTACTCCTTAAGGCCTTGTTTGGTACCTCGAATTGTAATGACTATTTCaatcggataggataaatagtcatTGGATAGTACTGATTAAATTAGTCGGCCGTTTGGTGCAATACTGGAttaatgattttatttatttgaaatagaaaagtcttaggttcgaatatgAATTAAGAGTTTGTAACCAATTTATTCTCTTCACTCCTTGGTGTAAATATAACAAGGAATTCAAAAAGTGCAAAAGAAAAAGGTGtaaatataacaaatttatTCTCTCCACCCTTTGTGTAAACTCGTAACACTAAGGCCTCATTTGGTATtgattttttcacaaaaagctGTTTCAATTTAAAGTTAAACAATAAAAATGTGCaaggtaaaaaaatatatattctaCCTTTTTCTAGCGCAATGGCCTCTAGACGGCAACTTTTAAAaatctagtagtattcctcttcacttgtaagtgaagatTTAACATTATGAATTAGCTTCGTTCATGACTCAATGGATGAGGGGAGTTGTTCCTCAAGGTACTTAGTTTTTTATTCACGAAGTTTTGTATTAATGATCGAAACCGTTCAAATACTTTGTAAAGATCAtatccaaaaaaattaattaaatatgaaattatttaGTCATTCAACTATATAAAAACAAACGaataaaattattgtaaattgtCTATTTATTTGCTACAACTAATTGATTAAATGATCTTATAGATTTTGTCCAACTTTACGCATGCACTACAAGTAAATCACACACATGCCAAAGGGTTAAGgcaaaaaacatttaaaacgGATACTAAGTATTAGATTTTATCCAACGTTATGCATGCACTACAGGTCAACAAATATTGTATGTTCTGAACTAATAATTCCAAGTACCAGACTTTAAATTATTAAAGTCAATCCATTCCCACTTGAATTGTGGAAACTGTAATTCCTATATAATTAAAGATGTGGCTATATTTTGGTCACCTGTTGAATTACCTCAGATAATTACTTGTAGGCCCACCTTTGTCTGTAGCCTGTTTGAAATGAAATGGAAAATGCATTGGAGAAGGAGAACTATTGGTTATTTTATTGTACAAAGATTTCCACAAGTATTTAATAGTCTATTTTCAATCTTGTCCACTTATTTCGTATAATTTATTACTACATACTATTGAAGAATTTTCTCATTTGTGGTattctctttttaaaattttgtttccaGTCCCATGGCTTAAAACTCCCCCACCCAAATATACCGTGTCATAGTTTGTCGATGACATTTATCGGTTTTACCAAAGAAAGAATAGTGCAATGGCCTTCAGATTGTagcttttaaaattttagtgctattcattttcacttgtaagtgaataTTTAATATTATGAATTAACTTCATTGATTTGTTGGTGACATTTATCAGTTTTACCAAAGAAAGAATAATGCAGTGGCCTTCAGATTGTAGCTTTAAAAagtttagtgatattctttttcacttctaAGTGAATATTTAATATTATGAATTAACTTCATTCATGACTCAATGAATGAGGGGAGTTCTTGTGACAGCCCTTCCTGAAtttgtatattattttatcctTGAAAGCGTGGAAATTTCTATTATGCCCTTTAATCGTtaagttgtgtgtgtgtgtataggctaaggttttggaccaattagttattgtaacatcccatatcgcccaggggagtggatcatgtaagcattatatgtatattatcatctctacctagcacgaggctttttgggagctcactggcttcgagttccatcggaactccgaagttaagtgagttcgcgtgagagcaatcctaggatgggtgatccactgggaagttaagtgagttcgcgtgagagcaatcccagaaATAAAACCTTGAGGACATGgatggggcccaaagcggacgatatcgtgctacggtggagtgacaatttggtattagagccaatccctggccgagTGTGTCGACGAAGACATTGGGCCCCTAAGGGtgatggattgtaacatcccacatcgcccaggggagtagatcatgtaagccttatatgtatattctcatctctacctagcacgaggccttttgggagctcactggcttcgggttccatcggaactccgaagttaagcgagttcgcgcgagagcaatcctaggatgggtgacccattaagaagttctcgtgtgagttctcagaaacaaaaccgtgagggcgtggttggggcccaaaacgaacaatatcgtgctacggtggagtcgagtccgagatgtggtgggggcctaggtcgggatgtgacagttCTTCTTCAAGATATTTAGTTTTAAATTCACGAAATTTCGTATTAATGATTGAAACTATTCAAATACTTTGTAAAGATCATAtctaacaaaattaataaaatatgaaatcatttagtcattcaactatataaaaacaaatgagtAAAAGCATTATGAACTGTCTATTTATTTGCCACAGTTGATTGACTatattgacacgtggcgcccaatcaCTGTTCATAGGGCTAGAAAAAAGTCCCAAAAATCCAAACCAAAATTCccgaaattttcgggatatAATCCGAAACCAAACTGAaagtttcggtatgggatttgattttgcatttcattttttcggtattcccaaccgaaccgaaaaaaaaaattatatatatattattttttaattataagaaaattatttgaacCGTTCATTGTTTTAGATTTAATCTATGCCGTTGATTTGTTTTAGGTCAGATCCCATCTCACAGTTCCGTTCCATTTCCATCCATCTAACTCCAAGCACAGCACAGCCCAGCCCCTGGGCGTCCCTCACCGAGCCCTCATCTCTCATCTGTCTGTGTCAAATTCCGGCCAACCACCGGCCCACCACCACACCACACAGCCACCGCTCTCTCTCACAATCTCTCTCTCGGGCGATTTTCTCTCGTGATCTCTCTCACCACCATACCGAGTCCGAGTCTCACTTTCACCCcaaattaggtaattaatttagtgttttgaaatTTCTGTTGGTAGATTCTGCTTTGAAGTTTTCAAATGGTTTTAAgatttaattttggttttgttaTTCCGTAACCTAACTATTgttgttttcttgtttgattTTATTAGAAGGTTATCTTAATTCTGGCTCTATATCCTTCGTTGGTGCTTTGATCTCTTTATTGCTCATATCTTCCTTCATGTTgctgtagacatcaaaatttcggtaaaataaacgttgatcaataattaaaatttcaatgtttatgtgtcacataaattttacacatagcattgaataaacgaaaaatcaaaataaatcgaaaaagtcatcaaacaggacacgtgtcaacacctggcagaaatgatttatttcatctaatatttaaatccaaaaaaatcaagttttggaattctataaataggatgccaaggcattcattttaaAACACCAAttgataaccaattcacctcatatcaaaaccttgaagctttgaaactctaaagctctcaagcaaattcccgaaagatcaagaaagctctcttcgttcttcgtcaaatcctccttcaagatcaagccccgacggcccttgaagaccATTCAcctattcaagatcaagcctcgacggcccttgaagaaagtgttcatcgttcatcatccgttcatcctaagataagccccaacggccctttggatcaacaaacatcaacaaatccacacatccattcttcaagatcaagcccaaaggcccttgaagatccgttcatccgttccccaagatcaagccccgacggccctttggaccaACAAATCCACCCAttgcaaagatagaatcagaggctaaatttgtagaagagattgtaacccctaaatcatcaatacaaatattattttgtacacgtgtttcttgtctcgttcatcgcaggaatttccgtgttcacaaatttggcacgcccggtgggatcatctctacctctcatctctatctttgaatccgtaaaaagcacaaatggcatcaaagaaggctCAAGTTGTTCTCGCAGCCAATGCAAGGAACAAGAACGTTATCACCGTAGGCGGTGTTACTTCGGGCGtcataactcgaagcaaggcaagagctctttctGCCGCATCTTCCACCCCTGCATCAACTCCGCTGAAGGAACAAGAGCACCTGAGGTATGAACCTATGATCACCCTGGCTTCGCTAAAGGCGCCAAGGAAGGAAATCCCAATGAAGTACTCTGGTTTCATGTTTTCTGATGCCGACTCAAGCGGCaactcagccatgcaagtcatgattgctggagcgacttcaatcgatgagcaactggctcatatgaatgaaacaatcgcaaggctaacacggattgtggaagaaaaagaccagCAAATCGCCGCACTAGTCAATCAACTAGATGTAAAGCCCGACGTGAAAATCGAGCAAGGGGATGGttcagtaaagaaggaaaacaacAAGGATGAAGAGCCTCCAgtggagaaaatcgatgtgaaACCGGAGCCAGGCCAAGAAgaggcactcatgggatctctttctatccaacaactgcaagagatg
Above is a window of Malus sylvestris chromosome 15, drMalSylv7.2, whole genome shotgun sequence DNA encoding:
- the LOC126601828 gene encoding 11-beta-hydroxysteroid dehydrogenase B — translated: MDLFNSVLNWVVPPASLVMLAFAWPALTFVTGCEWLYNLFNSEIVEDKVVIITGASSGIGEQIAYEYAKRRANLVLVARRQNRLRVISENARRMGAKHVMNIAADVVKEEECRRFISETISFYGRVDHLVNTVSLGHTFYFEEVTDTSVFPQLLDINFWGNVYPTYVALPYLRQTNGRIIVNASVESWLPLPRMSLYAAAKAALVNFYETLRLEVNHEVGITIATHGWIGSEMTGGKFMLEEGAEMQWKEEREVHVTGGPVEDFARLIVAGACRGDSYVKYPSWYDIFLLYRVFAPKVLNWTFRLILPTQGGRRTSLVGTGRPISEGYGRPISEGYGRPLLEGTPPRRLIGPNTVSQQSPPRQIKME
- the LOC126601827 gene encoding aspartate carbamoyltransferase 2, chloroplastic yields the protein MEMAASSSLFSSSSFQGVMSFQNTKLCASYSNFVYKQPMHLKRSSQNNGTVSCRALEVDKSSSSYSVGKKFQVTDVIEAQQFDRDLLGAIFDVAREMEKIEKKSPGSQILKGYLMATLFYEPSTRTRLSFESAMRRLGGEVLTTENAREFSSAAKGETLEDTIRTVEGYSDIIVMRHFESGAAKRAAATAGIPVINAGDGPGQHPTQALLDVYTIEREIGKLDGIKVALVGDLANGRTVRSLAYLLARYNDVKIYFVSPDVVKMKNDIKDYLTSRNIQWEESADLMEVASKCDVVYQTRIQRERFGERIDLYEEARGKYIVDSRVLEVMQTHAVVMHPLPRLDEITVDVDGDSRAAYFRQAKNGLYIRMALLKLLLVGW